Proteins from a single region of Candidatus Dependentiae bacterium:
- a CDS encoding ankyrin repeat domain-containing protein encodes MMFRFIKTSAFCLLSFSSVHAMQSNFAKLPNNIIVARANNKKLAQYAHIFSCFSNNSTVIAESHIRELIQRGDFDPNTIDDTKDTLLLVAIAKSGDFAGKEFEESESEQVTSARNIIMLLTHPNLGTELRFSGAHPGQTPLHRAAAQNLVPVVRQLLDSGAPVHIIDQAGRTPLHPAAQNACPEIVQMLVKALEKYDMIIAVLCHKDNYGRSVITFAKLNKLYKQEVLGYLTNFMLTHENEGFAQLREEAILS; translated from the coding sequence ATGATGTTTAGATTTATCAAAACTTCGGCGTTCTGCTTGCTCAGTTTTTCTTCTGTTCATGCTATGCAAAGTAACTTTGCAAAATTACCAAATAATATAATTGTTGCACGCGCAAACAACAAAAAACTTGCACAGTATGCACATATATTTTCTTGTTTTAGTAACAACAGTACAGTTATTGCTGAATCTCATATTCGCGAATTAATACAGCGCGGTGATTTTGATCCTAATACTATCGATGACACCAAAGACACGCTTCTTTTGGTTGCCATTGCAAAGTCTGGGGATTTTGCAGGCAAAGAATTTGAAGAATCTGAGAGTGAACAAGTGACCTCCGCAAGAAATATTATCATGCTTCTAACGCATCCAAACTTAGGAACAGAATTACGCTTCTCCGGCGCACACCCAGGACAAACTCCGTTGCACCGTGCGGCAGCACAAAACCTTGTTCCGGTTGTTCGTCAATTGCTTGACTCTGGAGCACCGGTTCACATCATCGACCAGGCGGGGAGAACTCCACTACACCCTGCCGCACAAAATGCGTGCCCTGAAATTGTACAAATGTTGGTAAAGGCATTGGAAAAATATGATATGATTATCGCCGTGTTATGCCATAAAGACAACTATGGTCGCTCGGTTATAACATTTGCAAAGCTTAATAAGCTTTATAAACAAGAGGTTTTAGGGTATCTGACCAACTTTATGCTCACTCATGAAAACGAAGGATTTGCTCAGTTAAGGGAAGAAGCAATCCTGTCTTAG
- a CDS encoding sodium/proline symporter, protein MFIVLGFIIYFTVVFLIGYLAHKNQALSSSPESSSGFILGNRSVNYWLTALSAQASDMSDWLFMALPAMIFTGGLFNAWVAIGLVSGMFASWHFIAPKLRTITEQLNCFTLSSYFEKRFNDQSGILRTLSALMTLFFFIVYICAGLTGIGLLVESALNINYAYGVIGASIMVAIYTIVGGFVAVAWFDAFQAIFLLCALFLTASSALIIVGGWPMLPIAAATQGVSLSLLSDYSWTTLLNALFIGLSWGLGYFGVPHVLTKFMAINDVREMHKAKYIGIAWQIMALSVAVSIGVIGMAYFSQGIINPELIFIRMVVDMFSPLAAGLILCAIVGATLATVEAQVIVVASVFTEDFYHQTLKNPTKKALEWAFRTCIFFVTIAACCLALLKLHSIQQLVGYAWMGLGSSFGPVVLLSLYSKSINRYGACAGILGGGIIAALWENYLKSLITISGLSIPALIPGFAISVVLIYGVSFLTKDSN, encoded by the coding sequence ATGTTTATTGTGCTTGGCTTTATTATTTACTTTACAGTCGTCTTTTTAATTGGTTATTTAGCTCATAAAAATCAAGCGCTCTCCTCAAGCCCGGAAAGTTCTTCTGGCTTTATTCTTGGAAACCGATCGGTTAATTATTGGCTAACAGCCCTTTCTGCTCAGGCAAGCGACATGAGTGATTGGTTGTTTATGGCACTCCCTGCTATGATCTTTACAGGAGGTCTTTTTAATGCCTGGGTTGCCATTGGTCTTGTGAGCGGTATGTTTGCAAGCTGGCACTTTATTGCCCCTAAGCTTCGAACTATCACTGAGCAACTTAACTGCTTTACGCTTTCTAGTTACTTCGAAAAAAGATTTAACGACCAATCAGGAATACTCCGAACATTAAGCGCCCTCATGACGCTCTTTTTCTTTATTGTCTATATTTGCGCAGGGCTGACCGGTATAGGCTTGCTTGTCGAATCTGCTCTGAATATAAATTACGCATATGGTGTTATTGGTGCAAGTATCATGGTTGCAATTTATACCATTGTAGGGGGCTTTGTTGCCGTTGCATGGTTTGATGCATTTCAAGCAATTTTTTTACTTTGCGCTCTATTTTTAACCGCATCAAGTGCTTTAATTATTGTTGGAGGCTGGCCAATGCTCCCGATTGCAGCTGCAACTCAAGGAGTTTCGCTCAGTTTGCTCTCAGATTACTCATGGACCACACTCCTCAATGCTCTTTTTATTGGACTCAGCTGGGGACTTGGCTATTTTGGTGTACCTCATGTTCTTACTAAATTTATGGCCATTAACGATGTACGAGAAATGCATAAGGCTAAGTACATTGGCATCGCTTGGCAAATTATGGCACTCAGTGTTGCGGTAAGTATTGGCGTTATTGGTATGGCATATTTTTCGCAGGGAATAATCAATCCTGAGCTTATTTTTATCCGCATGGTTGTTGATATGTTTTCACCACTTGCTGCAGGACTCATTTTATGCGCTATTGTGGGCGCTACACTTGCAACCGTTGAAGCGCAAGTCATTGTCGTTGCCTCAGTTTTTACCGAAGATTTTTACCATCAGACACTCAAAAATCCTACCAAAAAAGCACTTGAATGGGCATTTCGTACCTGCATCTTTTTTGTTACCATTGCAGCATGCTGCCTAGCTCTTCTCAAATTACATTCTATCCAACAACTTGTTGGATATGCCTGGATGGGACTTGGAAGCTCTTTTGGCCCAGTAGTTCTCCTTTCACTCTACAGCAAAAGTATCAACCGCTACGGTGCTTGTGCTGGCATTTTAGGAGGTGGTATTATTGCTGCGCTGTGGGAAAATTACCTCAAATCATTAATCACTATTTCAGGACTTTCTATTCCCGCACTGATTCCTGGCTTTGCAATAAGCGTTGTATTAATTTATGGAGTATCATTTCTGACCAAAGATTCAAACTAA
- a CDS encoding ankyrin repeat domain-containing protein produces MKKIIIVLCLLSNIGSFFWCLPCKNKASDPVTELEAQLFVDATCKDEASIKSFRSFLLREFNFCVNNSMILPQIASRSSNFWGNQSFLYRDIQNHNFGSYDPAVKKVYLQIHDQEVFCRLQQLLTTSESIQDKAYSLKNLYGMSWGVCMLDLAQNNGLNLFTDLIADLSYGKVNTKKWKHFFTCYKKFINMPMFPYLLIDGGLSPQEYYFSYVTLNQYIVINTPLIVAVQKNNEFLTEWLMHQEVRVDQRNSENKTALMVAAYRNNYRFVRFLLECKADLSLRNDERKAYDYATQDSVKDILYQWELMLQEKEQLAHEAIPYNLCCDDIDDFIYGVLSVMADRPEELRFRSMLTSSAYRCIDRMHNLFDKIQSDGVLEYLCKRIKFRISDADRCNKLIETLHWFAENYVPSNKNMDVL; encoded by the coding sequence ATGAAGAAAATTATAATAGTACTCTGCTTGTTGAGTAATATTGGATCTTTTTTTTGGTGCTTGCCATGTAAGAACAAGGCTTCTGATCCTGTAACAGAGTTAGAAGCTCAATTGTTCGTTGATGCCACGTGTAAAGATGAGGCATCAATAAAATCATTCCGATCTTTTCTTTTGCGAGAGTTTAATTTTTGCGTTAATAACAGCATGATACTCCCTCAAATTGCATCAAGAAGTAGTAATTTTTGGGGTAACCAGAGTTTTTTATATCGAGATATTCAGAATCATAATTTTGGTTCGTATGATCCTGCGGTTAAGAAAGTCTATCTACAAATTCACGATCAAGAAGTTTTTTGTCGTCTCCAACAACTACTGACCACTTCAGAATCTATCCAAGATAAGGCGTACAGTCTTAAGAATCTTTACGGTATGTCATGGGGTGTGTGCATGCTTGATCTTGCTCAAAATAATGGACTTAATTTATTTACAGATCTCATTGCAGATCTTTCTTATGGAAAAGTTAATACAAAGAAATGGAAGCATTTTTTTACCTGCTATAAAAAATTTATCAATATGCCAATGTTTCCGTATTTATTGATTGATGGAGGATTATCGCCTCAAGAGTATTATTTTAGTTATGTTACATTGAATCAATATATAGTTATCAACACTCCGCTTATCGTTGCGGTTCAAAAAAATAATGAATTTCTTACAGAATGGCTCATGCATCAAGAAGTAAGAGTTGACCAACGAAATAGTGAAAATAAAACGGCATTAATGGTTGCTGCTTATAGGAATAACTATCGTTTTGTTCGATTTCTTTTGGAGTGTAAAGCTGACTTATCATTAAGAAATGATGAGCGTAAAGCATATGATTATGCCACACAAGATAGTGTGAAAGATATCTTGTATCAGTGGGAACTTATGTTGCAAGAAAAAGAACAACTCGCTCATGAAGCAATTCCCTACAACCTATGTTGTGACGATATCGATGATTTTATTTATGGTGTATTGAGTGTTATGGCTGATCGACCAGAGGAATTGCGCTTTCGTTCTATGTTAACCAGTAGTGCTTATCGATGTATCGATCGCATGCACAATTTGTTTGATAAGATTCAGAGTGATGGTGTGTTAGAATATCTTTGTAAGCGTATAAAATTTCGGATATCAGATGCAGATCGATGCAATAAACTCATAGAAACGCTTCATTGGTTTGCAGAAAATTATGTACCATCAAACAAAAATATGGATGTTTTGTGA
- a CDS encoding ankyrin repeat domain-containing protein, whose amino-acid sequence MKKIIDFLLLFFLLNALPTVILGMEEVSPEEVNFIRANFLSEPLPSEQEAELFITGVLESKEKFDVFKMLLKSLTIEPNVCTFLEIIKTTSYQLLSDASSIEPEIKKIYLQLYDPRYFEFICQRIRAGEFTQAETLSRLYELTWGVIMLVLAEQNKIKKFKLLINGLRITTQFKDHLWHAFFNENPWLINMPLFVVSPTNNYFTYIPTDNSGSVNTPLMATTGLRTQAMAQWLIEQGALIDGQNSLGHSVFIWFLRYKFLDCTYTNFAQYESWIRWFLERKADINLPNYLGKTVLEDAIMSKKTLLTGYLVECGADCSIVNALDGQTLLMKAAEHNLYTEVNFLIGQGADPEAVNYDGKRASELTTDYNVQLLLCGWEEIKKNERELALEEVPCGFERCDIDDFIFAILEKMLKVPEDKRLRIFLQSTHRSASIASSLFNNLIDHKLLIYVRKRLAVFKENFKEVDGLLEVLHWCSDSLVRKKMGYEDSLELDQLLYQIYHEKIFNSERLTRFIEKNQWLINSPLSYKTETKTSTETLLVHALYAQNISCIEFLVHEAQVDTDYPSTCGYTPKIIAEKIEDQSVKVTIQELLLRDVEH is encoded by the coding sequence GTGAAGAAAATTATTGATTTTTTATTATTATTTTTTTTGCTCAATGCACTGCCGACGGTTATTTTGGGAATGGAAGAAGTAAGTCCAGAAGAGGTGAATTTTATTCGAGCAAATTTCTTATCAGAACCATTACCATCTGAGCAAGAGGCTGAATTATTTATTACCGGAGTACTTGAATCAAAAGAAAAATTTGATGTTTTCAAAATGCTCTTAAAAAGTCTGACTATTGAACCAAATGTCTGTACCTTTTTAGAAATAATTAAGACAACCTCGTATCAGCTGCTAAGCGACGCTTCTTCAATAGAGCCTGAGATAAAAAAAATTTATCTGCAACTTTATGATCCTCGATATTTTGAATTTATTTGCCAGCGCATACGAGCAGGTGAGTTTACTCAAGCAGAGACGCTCAGCCGCTTATATGAACTTACGTGGGGGGTTATTATGCTTGTGCTTGCCGAGCAGAATAAAATTAAAAAATTCAAACTCCTGATCAACGGTCTGCGCATAACGACTCAATTTAAAGATCATCTTTGGCATGCTTTTTTTAATGAAAACCCTTGGCTGATCAATATGCCTCTTTTTGTTGTCTCACCAACTAATAATTATTTTACGTATATCCCAACAGATAATTCTGGGAGTGTTAATACTCCCTTGATGGCTACTACGGGACTTCGAACACAAGCTATGGCTCAGTGGCTTATTGAACAGGGAGCTTTGATTGATGGGCAAAATAGCCTTGGTCACTCAGTTTTTATTTGGTTTTTAAGATATAAATTCCTGGATTGTACTTATACTAATTTTGCACAATATGAGAGTTGGATCAGATGGTTTTTAGAGCGAAAAGCTGATATTAATTTGCCAAACTATTTGGGTAAAACAGTGCTTGAAGATGCAATTATGAGTAAAAAAACTTTGTTAACAGGATATCTTGTTGAGTGTGGAGCAGATTGCTCAATAGTAAATGCATTAGATGGTCAAACGCTCCTCATGAAAGCAGCCGAACATAATCTTTATACAGAGGTTAATTTTTTGATTGGGCAGGGCGCAGATCCAGAAGCAGTTAATTATGATGGGAAGCGAGCATCGGAGCTTACTACTGATTATAATGTACAGCTTCTTTTATGCGGCTGGGAAGAGATAAAAAAGAATGAACGAGAACTGGCTTTAGAAGAAGTGCCGTGCGGTTTTGAGCGATGTGATATTGATGATTTTATCTTTGCAATACTCGAAAAAATGCTGAAAGTACCAGAGGATAAACGATTACGTATTTTTCTTCAAAGCACACATCGAAGTGCCTCTATTGCAAGCTCGTTATTTAATAATCTTATCGATCATAAACTTCTTATCTATGTACGCAAGCGCCTTGCTGTTTTTAAGGAGAATTTCAAAGAAGTAGACGGGTTGCTTGAAGTACTGCATTGGTGTAGCGATAGCTTAGTTCGTAAAAAAATGGGTTATGAAGATTCGCTAGAATTAGATCAACTTCTTTATCAAATATATCATGAAAAAATCTTTAACTCTGAGAGATTGACTCGATTTATTGAGAAAAATCAGTGGCTTATCAACAGCCCTCTGTCTTATAAAACAGAAACAAAAACATCAACAGAAACATTATTAGTTCATGCTCTTTATGCCCAAAATATATCATGTATTGAGTTTCTTGTGCACGAAGCGCAAGTAGATACAGATTATCCTTCTACCTGTGGATATACGCCTAAAATTATTGCCGAAAAAATAGAAGATCAATCTGTGAAAGTCACAATTCAAGAGCTATTGCTACGCGATGTTGAGCATTAA